From Homalodisca vitripennis isolate AUS2020 chromosome 1, UT_GWSS_2.1, whole genome shotgun sequence, the proteins below share one genomic window:
- the LOC124370903 gene encoding dual specificity protein phosphatase 23-like isoform X2, producing the protein MTEAVFPPWNFSWVVPDRLAAMAWPQTVASLDYIIQQGVRHLVTLSAEKLPPTHVFPQLRHTVISVLEFEAPTLDQIKQFIAICEVEDQNNEAVGVHCRMGRGRTGVMAACYLVRFAAQTPERAITSLRLTRPGSVETYAQERVVLAYHDFLRAS; encoded by the exons ATGACCGAGGCTGTCTTTCCTCCGTGGAATTTCTCATGGGTAGTGCCAGACAGGTTAGCGGCCATGGCATGGCCTCAGACAGTGGCAAGCCTGGACTACATTATCCAGCAGGGGGTAAGACACCTAGTCACCCTGTCTGCAGAGAAGTTACCACCAACACACGTGTTTCCACAGCTCCGCCACACTGTCATCTCCGTCCTTGAGTTCGAGGCTCCCACCCTTGACCAAATCAAGCAGTTCATTGCCATTTGTGAAGTAGAGGATCAAAACAATGAG GCGGTGGGAGTTCACTGCCGCATGGGTCGTGGGAGGACTGGTGTGATGGCAGCTTGTTACCTTGTACGCTTCGCTGCGCAGACTCCAGAGCGAGCCATCACTAGCTTGAGGCTGACTAGACCCGGTTCTGTGGAGACTTATGCTCAAGAAAGAGTTGTGCTTGCCTATCATGACTTTTTGCGAGCTTCTTAA
- the LOC124370903 gene encoding dual specificity protein phosphatase 23-like isoform X1, with protein MVWMTEAVFPPWNFSWVVPDRLAAMAWPQTVASLDYIIQQGVRHLVTLSAEKLPPTHVFPQLRHTVISVLEFEAPTLDQIKQFIAICEVEDQNNEAVGVHCRMGRGRTGVMAACYLVRFAAQTPERAITSLRLTRPGSVETYAQERVVLAYHDFLRAS; from the exons ATGGTTTGG ATGACCGAGGCTGTCTTTCCTCCGTGGAATTTCTCATGGGTAGTGCCAGACAGGTTAGCGGCCATGGCATGGCCTCAGACAGTGGCAAGCCTGGACTACATTATCCAGCAGGGGGTAAGACACCTAGTCACCCTGTCTGCAGAGAAGTTACCACCAACACACGTGTTTCCACAGCTCCGCCACACTGTCATCTCCGTCCTTGAGTTCGAGGCTCCCACCCTTGACCAAATCAAGCAGTTCATTGCCATTTGTGAAGTAGAGGATCAAAACAATGAG GCGGTGGGAGTTCACTGCCGCATGGGTCGTGGGAGGACTGGTGTGATGGCAGCTTGTTACCTTGTACGCTTCGCTGCGCAGACTCCAGAGCGAGCCATCACTAGCTTGAGGCTGACTAGACCCGGTTCTGTGGAGACTTATGCTCAAGAAAGAGTTGTGCTTGCCTATCATGACTTTTTGCGAGCTTCTTAA